Proteins encoded within one genomic window of Stigmatopora argus isolate UIUO_Sarg chromosome 21, RoL_Sarg_1.0, whole genome shotgun sequence:
- the smim12 gene encoding small integral membrane protein 12, with amino-acid sequence MWPVVWTAMRTYAPYVTFPVAFVVGAVGYHLEWFIRGTPKPREDKSILELREERKLQEQDGMDGTQVLSLKEKLEFTPKAALNRNRAEKS; translated from the coding sequence ATGTGGCCGGTAGTTTGGACAGCCATGCGGACCTACGCCCCCTATGTGACATTTCCAGTGGCCTTTGTGGTGGGAGCAGTGGGGTACCACCTGGAATGGTTCATCAGAGGAACTCCTAAACCTCGCGAGGACAAGAGCATTCTGGAACTCAGGGAGGAGAGAAAACTGCAGGAAcaggacggcatggacggaacTCAGGTCCTTAGCTTAAAGGAAAAACTGGAGTTCACGCCGAAAGCAGCTCTTAATAGGAACCGAGCTGAAAAGAGTTAA
- the pef1 gene encoding peflin, with amino-acid sequence MSYNYGQGYPGAGRPVPNPNAPYNGNSGQYQAAPSAPYSGATAPPGGSYGQGQGGYYGPGPGSGGYGGQPHGAPYNHPAPSGNIPPGVNPEAHQWFQSVDSDHSGYINLKELKQALLNSNWSNFNDETCLMMINMFDRTKSSRMDLFAFSAMWDFVQKWRALFQQYDRDRSGSISATELHQALAQMGYNLSPQFSESLVRRFGMQASRPGIQLDGFIQVCTQLQSMTQVFRGKDTTMTGNIRLAYEDFLGGAITRLM; translated from the exons ATGAGTTACAACTACGGACAG GGCTACCCAGGAGCTGGACGCCCAGTACCCAATCCCAATGCCCCTTACAATGGAAACAGCGGACAATATCAAGCTGCGCCCTCGGCTCCATACAGTGGTGCAACAGCGCCACCAGGTGGCTCTTATGGTCAAGGACAAGGGGGTTACTACGGACCTGGACCAGGGAGTGGGGGTTACGGGGGTCAACCTCATGGAGCACCTTATAATCATCCTGCACCTTCAG GGAACATCCCCCCAGGTGTCAACCCAGAGGCTCACCAGTGGTTTCAGAGTGTCGACTCGGACCACAGCGGCTATATCAATTTGAAGGAGCTCAAACAAGCACTACTCAACTCCAATTGGTCCAATTTTAATGACGAAACTTGCCTTATGATGATCA ACATGTTTGACAGAACCAAATCAAGTCGTATGGACCTTTTCGCCTTCTCAGCCATGTGGGACTTTGTTCAAAAATGGCGAGCACTCTTTCAGCAATACGACAGGGATCGTTCGGGGTCTATCAGTGCCACGGAGCTACATCAAG CCCTCGCACAGATGGGCTACAACTTGAGTCCTCAGTTCTCCGAGTCGTTGGTACGGCGCTTCGGCATGCAAGCTTCCCGTCCCGGTATCCAGTTGGATGGCTTCATTCAAGTGTGCACCCAACTGCAGAGCATGACTCAGGTCTTCCGAGGGAAAGACACCACCATGACAGGCAACATCCGCCTTGCCTACGAGGATTTCCTCGGCGGAGCCATCACAAGACTCATGTGA
- the gjb9b gene encoding gap junction protein beta 9b, producing the protein MNWSALEALLSGVNQYSTAFGRVWLSMVFIFRVLVFVVAAQRVWGDESKDFVCNTNQPGCTNVCYDFFFPISHIRLWALQLIFVTCPTLMVMCHVKYRENKDRAFTKTHKNGHLYAHPGKKRGGLWWTYLVSLILKAVFDVGFLLILHHIYNGFDLPRLSKCELDPCPNVVDCFISRPTEKKIFTLFMVVSSVVCTAMCICEMVYFICKRIRKWKAKQSELRRLEFASQHQMTLLTTPGSRNSIREDPTASVENLNNAAEKGRKETTNDSQCENGIVERT; encoded by the exons ATGAACTGGTCTGCATTGGAGGCCCTGCTGAGCGGAGTCAACCAGTATTCCACGGCTTTCGGCCGGGTCTGGCTCTCCATGGTTTTCATTTTCCGGGTGTTGGTTTTCGTAGTGGCCGCTCAGCGAGTGTGGGGGGACGAGAGCAAGGACTTTGTATGCAACACCAACCAGCCCGGCTGCACCAATGTCTGCTACGACTTTTTCTTCCCCATCTCCCACATCCGCTTATGGGCCCTGCAGCTCATCTTCGTCACGTGTCCAACCTTGATGGTGATGTGTCACGTGAAATACCGGGAAAATAAAGACCGGGCGTTCACCAAAACGCACAAAAACGGCCATTTATATGCCCATCCGGGGAAAAAACGCGGAGGTCTTTGGTGGACGTACTTG GTCAGCTTGATTCTTAAGGCGGTCTTTGACGTGGGTTTCCTCTTGATTCTTCACCACATCTACAACGGCTTCGACCTGCCCCGTTTGTCCAAGTGCGAGCTGGACCCCTGTCCCAACGTGGTGGACTGCTTCATCTCACGGcctacagagaaaaaaatcttcacCCTCTTCATGGTGGTCTCTTCAGTCGTCTGTACTGCAATGTGCATCTGCGAAATGGTTTACTTTATCTGCAAGCGCATCCGGAAATGGAAAGCCAAACAGAGTGAACTGAGGAGGCTGGAATTCGCCAGCCAACACCAAATGACATTGCTGACGACCCCCGGGTCAAGAAATTCGATCCGTGAGGATCCCACGGCCTCCGTCGAAAACCTCAATAACGCGGCTGAGAAAGGGCGCAAAGAAACTACAAATGATTCGCAATGTGAAAATGGCATTGTTGAACGCACTTGA